From one Lotus japonicus ecotype B-129 chromosome 3, LjGifu_v1.2 genomic stretch:
- the LOC130743833 gene encoding uncharacterized protein LOC130743833 yields MNWRRWVSWSVRGLGGVEKRRSVKDVIRRCNPEVIILQETKLDNSRLKEIQSFSKSLNCKFDFIPATGSTGGLLTLWKGNILTVEHVIKEERFLGLIMRLGNEILLLGNAYGPNLDAEKENFFSTLSNKLRNFNCCLLVGGDFNSILSIGERSSLSGDVDAVFNNFVAMNNLIDLPLQDSNFTCYSSRNGGV; encoded by the coding sequence ATGAATTGGAGAAGGTGGGTGTCGTGGAGCGTAAGGGGGCTTGGGGGAGTTGAAAAAAGGAGATCGGTGAAGGATGTTATCCGTAGATGTAATCCAGAGGTAATTATCTTACAGGAAACAAAACTTGACAATAGTAGATTGAAGGAAATTCAAAGCTTCTCGAAAAGCTTGAACTGCAAGTTTGATTTCATCCCAGCTACTGGTTCAACTGGAGGATTATTGACCCTCTGGAAAGGAAACATTCTAACAGTGGAACATGTCATAAAAGAGGAGAGATTTTTGGGGCTCATCATGAGACTAGGTAATGAAATCTTGCTGCTTGGAAACGCATACGGTCCCAACCTCGATGCAGAAAAGGAAAATTTCTTCTCCACATTATCTAATAAGCTGAGGAACTTCAACTGTTGTTTGTTGGTTGGGGGTGATTTCAACAGTATCCTCAGCATTGGTGAACGAAGCAGTCTTAGTGGAGATGTTGATGCAGTTTTTAACAACTTTGTGGCAATGAATAACCTTATTGATTTACCTCTGCAAGACTCTAACTTTACATGTTATAGCTCTCGGAATGGAGGAGTGTAG